A window from Sus scrofa isolate TJ Tabasco breed Duroc chromosome 2, Sscrofa11.1, whole genome shotgun sequence encodes these proteins:
- the RBM4 gene encoding RNA-binding protein 4 isoform X1: MVKLFIGNLPREATEQEIRSLFEQYGKVLECDIIKNYGFVHIEDKTAAEDAIRNLHHYKLHGVNINVEASKNKSKTSTKLHVGNISPTCTNKELRAKFEEYGPVIECDIVKDYAFVHMERAEDAVEAIRGLDNTEFQGKRMHVQLSTSRLRTAPGMGDQSGCYRCGKEGHWSKECPIDRSGRVADFTEQYNEQYGAVRTPYTMSYGDSLYYNNAYGALDAYYKRCRAARSYEAVAAAAASAYNYAEQTLSQLPQVQNTAMASHLTSTSLDPYDRHLLPTSGAAAATAAAAAAAAAAVTAASTSYYGRDRSPLRRATAPVPTVGEGYGYGHESELSQASAAARNSLYDMARYEREQYADRARYSAF, encoded by the exons ATGGTGAAGCTGTTCATTGGAAACCTGCCCCGGGAGGCCACAGAGCAGGAGATCCGCTCACTGTTCGAGCAGTATGGGAAGGTGCTGGAATGTGACATCATTAAGAACTACGGCTTTGTACACATAGAGGACAAGACGGCGGCCGAGGATGCCATTCGCAACCTGCACCACTACAAGCTGCACGGGGTGAACATCAACGTGGAAGCCAGCAAGAATAAGAGCAAAACCTCCACAAAGTTGCACGTAGGCAACATCAGTCCTACTTGCACCAACAAAGAGCTTCGGGCCAAATTTGAGGAGTACGGTCCAGTCATCGAATGTGACATCGTGAAAGATTATGCCTTCGTACACATGGAGCGGGCAGAGGATGCAGTGGAGGCCATCAGAGGCCTTGACAACACAGAGTTTCAAG GCAAACGAATGCACGTGCAGTTGTCCACCAGCCGGCTTAGGACTGCGCCCGGGATGGGAGACCAGAGCGGCTGCTATCGGTGCGGGAAAGAGGGGCACTGGTCCAAAGAGTGTCCGATAGATCGTTCGGGCCGAGTGGCAGACTTTACCGAGCAATATAATGAGCAGTATGGAGCAGTGCGCACACCTTACACCATGAGCTATGGGGATTCATTGTATTACAACAACGCGTACGGAGCGCTCGATGCCTACTACAAGCGCTGCCGTGCTGCCCGGTCCTATGAGGCagtggctgctgcagctgcctCTGCGTATAATTACGCAGAGCAGACCTTGTCTCAGCTGCCACAAGTCCAGAACACAGCCATGGCCAGTCACCTCACCTCCACCTCTCTCGATCCCTACGATAGACACCTGTTGCCGACctcaggagctgctgctgctacagctgctgctgctgcagcagccGCTGCTGCTGTTACTGCAGCTTCCACTTCATATTACGGGCGGGATCGGAGCCCCCTGCGTCGCGCTACAGCCCCAGTCCCCACTGTTGGAGAGGGCTACGGTTACGGGCATGAGAGTGAGTTGTCCCAAGCTTCAGCGGCCGCGCGGAATTCCCTGTACGACATGGCCCGGTATGAGCGGGAGCAGTATGCGGATCGGGCGCGGTATTCAGCCTTTTAA
- the RBM4 gene encoding RNA-binding protein 4 (The RefSeq protein has 5 substitutions compared to this genomic sequence) encodes MVKLFIGNLPREATEQEIRSLFEQYGKVLECDIIKNYGFAHIEDKTAAEDAIRNLHHYKLHGVNINVEASKNKSKTSTKLHVGNISPTCTNKELRAKFEEYGPVIECDIVKDYAFVHMERAEDAVEAIRGLDNTEFQGKRMHVQLSTSRLRTAPGMGDQSGCYRCGKEGHWSKECPIDRSGRVADFTEQYNEQYGAVRTPYTMSYGDSLYYNNAYGALDAYYKRCRAARSYEAVAAAAASAYNYAEQTLSQLPQGENTAMASHLTSTSLDPYDRHLLPTSGAAAATAAAAAAAAAAVTAASTSYYGRDRSPLRRATAPVPTVGEGYGYGHDSELSQASAAARNSLYDMARYEREQYADRARYSTF; translated from the exons ATGGTGAAGCTGTTCATTGGAAACCTGCCCCGGGAGGCCACAGAGCAGGAGATCCGCTCACTGTTCGAGCAGTATGGGAAGGTGCTGGAATGTGACATCATTAAGAACTACGGCTTTGTACACATAGAGGACAAGACGGCGGCCGAGGATGCCATTCGCAACCTGCACCACTACAAGCTGCACGGGGTGAACATCAACGTGGAAGCCAGCAAGAATAAGAGCAAAACCTCCACAAAGTTGCACGTAGGCAACATCAGTCCTACTTGCACCAACAAAGAGCTTCGGGCCAAATTTGAGGAGTACGGTCCAGTCATCGAATGTGACATCGTGAAAGATTATGCCTTCGTACACATGGAGCGGGCAGAGGATGCAGTGGAGGCCATCAGAGGCCTTGACAACACAGAGTTTCAAG GCAAACGAATGCACGTGCAGTTGTCCACCAGCCGGCTTAGGACTGCGCCCGGGATGGGAGACCAGAGCGGCTGCTATCGGTGCGGGAAAGAGGGGCACTGGTCCAAAGAGTGTCCGATAGATCGTTCGGGCCGAGTGGCAGACTTTACCGAGCAATATAATGAGCAGTATGGAGCAGTGCGCACACCTTACACCATGAGCTATGGGGATTCATTGTATTACAACAACGCGTACGGAGCGCTCGATGCCTACTACAAGCGCTGCCGTGCTGCCCGGTCCTATGAGGCagtggctgctgcagctgcctCTGCGTATAATTACGCAGAGCAGACCTTGTCTCAGCTGCCACAAGTCCAGAACACAGCCATGGCCAGTCACCTCACCTCCACCTCTCTCGATCCCTACGATAGACACCTGTTGCCGACctcaggagctgctgctgctacagctgctgctgctgcagcagccGCTGCTGCTGTTACTGCAGCTTCCACTTCATATTACGGGCGGGATCGGAGCCCCCTGCGTCGCGCTACAGCCCCAGTCCCCACTGTTGGAGAGGGCTACGGTTACGGGCATGAGAGTGAGTTGTCCCAAGCTTCAGCGGCCGCGCGGAATTCCCTGTACGACATGGCCCGGTATGAGCGGGAGCAGTATGCGGATCGGGCGCGGTATTCAGCCTTTTAA
- the RBM4 gene encoding RNA-binding protein 4 isoform X2: MVKLFIGNLPREATEQEIRSLFEQYGKVLECDIIKNYGFVHIEDKTAAEDAIRNLHHYKLHGVNINVEASKNKSKTSTKLHVGNISPTCTNKELRAKFEEYGPVIECDIVKDYAFVHMERAEDAVEAIRGLDNTEFQGGMCVG; the protein is encoded by the exons ATGGTGAAGCTGTTCATTGGAAACCTGCCCCGGGAGGCCACAGAGCAGGAGATCCGCTCACTGTTCGAGCAGTATGGGAAGGTGCTGGAATGTGACATCATTAAGAACTACGGCTTTGTACACATAGAGGACAAGACGGCGGCCGAGGATGCCATTCGCAACCTGCACCACTACAAGCTGCACGGGGTGAACATCAACGTGGAAGCCAGCAAGAATAAGAGCAAAACCTCCACAAAGTTGCACGTAGGCAACATCAGTCCTACTTGCACCAACAAAGAGCTTCGGGCCAAATTTGAGGAGTACGGTCCAGTCATCGAATGTGACATCGTGAAAGATTATGCCTTCGTACACATGGAGCGGGCAGAGGATGCAGTGGAGGCCATCAGAGGCCTTGACAACACAGAGTTTCAAG GTGGGATGTGTGTGGGCTGA